A window of the Brachybacterium sacelli genome harbors these coding sequences:
- the pstB gene encoding phosphate ABC transporter ATP-binding protein PstB, whose product MAAPQPINVEDLNIYYSDFLAVEGVDVQIRPRSVTALIGPSGCGKSTFLRTLNRMHEVIPGAYAQGTVEINGENIYDPRVDPVNVRRRVGMVFQKANPFPTMSIRDNVLAGVKLNSRRMSKKAGDELVERSLRGANLWNEVKDRLDKPGMGLSGGQQQRLCIARTIAVKPEVVLMDEPCSALDPISTLAIEDLIHELKEEYTIVIVTHNMQQASRVSDRTGFFNIAGTGKPGHLIEVDDTEKMFTNPANKQTEDYISGRFG is encoded by the coding sequence ATGGCAGCCCCTCAGCCCATCAACGTCGAGGATCTCAACATCTACTACAGCGATTTCCTCGCCGTGGAGGGCGTCGACGTCCAGATCCGTCCCCGGTCGGTGACCGCCCTGATCGGTCCCTCCGGTTGCGGCAAGTCGACGTTCCTGCGGACCCTGAACCGCATGCACGAGGTGATCCCCGGCGCCTACGCCCAGGGCACGGTCGAGATCAACGGAGAGAACATCTACGATCCCCGGGTCGATCCGGTCAACGTGCGCCGTCGCGTCGGCATGGTGTTCCAGAAGGCGAACCCGTTCCCGACCATGTCCATCCGCGACAACGTGCTGGCCGGGGTGAAGCTCAACAGCCGCCGCATGTCGAAGAAGGCCGGCGACGAGCTGGTCGAGCGGTCGCTGCGGGGCGCGAACCTGTGGAACGAGGTCAAGGACCGTCTCGACAAGCCGGGCATGGGGCTGTCCGGCGGGCAGCAGCAGCGTCTGTGCATCGCCCGCACCATCGCGGTCAAGCCCGAGGTGGTCCTCATGGACGAGCCCTGCTCGGCGCTCGACCCGATCTCCACCCTCGCGATCGAGGACCTCATCCACGAGCTGAAGGAGGAGTACACGATCGTGATCGTCACGCACAACATGCAGCAGGCCTCGCGCGTCTCCGACCGCACCGGCTTCTTCAACATCGCGGGCACCGGCAAGCCGGGCCACCTCATCGAGGTCGACGACACCGAGAAGATGTTCACCAACCCCGCGAATAAGCAGACCGAGGACTACATCTCCGGTCGCTTCGGCTGA
- a CDS encoding ABC transporter ATP-binding protein, protein MNSAPLTSSFPSGPAPDPTTASGPVPASGPAGTQIDGTAPAPAAQPAQPDAAQPYPASTAAPAGPPPVHPAPVLSARRLAMTYGEQGTATHALDGVDLDIARADSLAVMGPSGCGKTTLLHILAGILRPTSGTVQHDGADLATLGDRARTRLRRNDFGFVFQDGQLLPELSALENVILPRMLAGVSRRTASAEARTWLDRLGLQGMHDRRPTQLSGGQAQRVAIARALAGRPSVVFADEPTGALDQGTGQAVLQILVDSCRTSGASLVMVTHDAQVAAACRRTVAMRDGRIAQEFVRPAAQAPREQTVQHTAVAR, encoded by the coding sequence ATGAACAGCGCACCGCTCACCTCGTCCTTCCCGTCGGGCCCGGCGCCCGACCCCACCACCGCCTCGGGCCCCGTCCCTGCCTCCGGCCCGGCCGGGACCCAGATCGACGGGACGGCGCCGGCCCCTGCCGCGCAACCCGCCCAGCCCGACGCCGCCCAGCCCTACCCGGCATCGACCGCGGCCCCTGCCGGCCCGCCTCCCGTGCACCCTGCGCCGGTGCTCTCGGCCCGGCGACTGGCCATGACCTACGGGGAGCAGGGCACGGCGACCCACGCCTTGGACGGCGTGGACCTCGACATCGCCCGCGCCGACTCGCTGGCCGTGATGGGCCCCTCCGGCTGCGGCAAGACCACCCTGCTGCACATCCTCGCCGGCATCCTGCGACCCACCTCCGGCACCGTGCAGCACGACGGCGCGGACCTCGCCACCCTCGGGGACCGTGCCCGAACCCGCCTGCGCCGCAACGACTTCGGCTTCGTCTTCCAGGACGGCCAGCTGCTGCCCGAGCTCAGCGCGCTGGAGAACGTGATCCTGCCGCGCATGCTCGCCGGCGTCTCCCGACGCACCGCGTCGGCCGAGGCTCGGACCTGGCTGGACCGGCTCGGTCTGCAGGGCATGCACGATCGTCGCCCCACCCAGCTCTCCGGTGGCCAGGCCCAGCGCGTGGCCATCGCCCGGGCGCTGGCGGGCCGCCCCTCCGTGGTCTTCGCCGACGAGCCCACCGGCGCCCTCGATCAGGGGACCGGCCAGGCCGTGCTGCAGATCCTGGTGGACTCCTGCCGCACCTCCGGCGCCAGCCTGGTGATGGTCACCCACGACGCCCAGGTCGCCGCGGCCTGCCGGCGCACCGTCGCCATGCGTGACGGACGCATCGCCCAGGAGTTCGTCCGCCCCGCCGCGCAGGCGCCCCGGGAGCAGACGGTCCAGCACACGGCGGTGGCACGATGA
- a CDS encoding FtsX-like permease family protein — MSALLASAPLLLRRRGALADILPVIAFTAATAITATVVGGAAAFVGRMPAGDTVARTGEASIMGFLVMCAIVASVLLVPSAIGLGGSAARLSLARREKDLATMRLVGGTSGQVGSVAVLDVAAQALLGGILGLGVHLAVTPALTGLDFGITPFTTADLLMPWWAYPILVLALALIAVGSAAVSLTGVVLSPLGVARDSRVVRLSVIRLVLWVALILGFLVFMQVGGMILGQVGGGSLAIAIMILFIAAIVAGINMVGPFIVWITALGLAKTAPIPSLMVGARRLAGDPRAGWRAVSGITFALVIAGFLTVLASMGDASTPEQAMMFTAMTTGGQLTLGIAAVLAAVGTGVSQTARVIDQAPRLRAQHIAGAEVGQLHRARIAEIAVPVGLSSVIATGTALMVITSVLGGAPNDPLMAVQYLVCVLGAYALVIAAVLVASPLVKRYAVRAA, encoded by the coding sequence ATGAGCGCCCTGCTGGCCTCCGCCCCGCTGCTGCTGCGCCGACGCGGCGCCCTCGCCGACATCCTGCCGGTCATCGCCTTCACCGCGGCGACCGCCATCACCGCGACCGTGGTGGGCGGCGCCGCCGCCTTCGTCGGCCGCATGCCCGCCGGCGACACGGTGGCCCGCACCGGGGAGGCCTCGATCATGGGGTTCCTGGTGATGTGCGCGATCGTCGCCTCCGTGCTGCTGGTGCCCAGCGCCATCGGGCTGGGGGGATCCGCTGCCCGGCTCTCCCTCGCGCGCCGGGAGAAGGACCTGGCCACCATGCGTCTGGTCGGCGGCACCAGCGGGCAGGTCGGCTCGGTCGCGGTCCTCGACGTCGCCGCCCAGGCGCTGCTCGGCGGGATCCTCGGGCTCGGCGTGCACCTCGCCGTCACGCCTGCACTGACCGGACTCGACTTCGGGATCACGCCGTTCACCACGGCGGACCTGCTGATGCCGTGGTGGGCCTATCCGATCCTGGTCCTCGCCCTCGCGCTGATCGCCGTCGGCTCGGCGGCGGTGTCCCTGACCGGTGTGGTCCTCAGTCCGCTCGGCGTCGCCCGCGATTCGCGCGTGGTGCGCCTGTCCGTGATCCGTCTGGTGCTGTGGGTCGCGCTGATCCTGGGCTTCCTCGTCTTCATGCAGGTCGGCGGGATGATTCTGGGTCAGGTGGGCGGCGGGTCGCTGGCCATCGCGATCATGATCCTGTTCATCGCCGCCATCGTCGCGGGCATCAACATGGTGGGGCCCTTCATCGTGTGGATCACTGCGCTCGGGCTCGCGAAGACGGCGCCCATCCCGTCGCTGATGGTGGGGGCACGCCGTCTGGCAGGCGATCCGCGGGCAGGCTGGCGGGCCGTCTCCGGGATCACTTTCGCCCTGGTCATCGCCGGGTTCCTCACGGTCCTCGCCTCCATGGGCGACGCCAGCACGCCGGAGCAGGCGATGATGTTCACCGCCATGACCACCGGCGGCCAGCTCACCCTGGGCATCGCGGCCGTGCTCGCCGCGGTCGGCACCGGTGTCTCCCAGACCGCCCGGGTCATCGACCAGGCCCCGCGCCTGCGCGCCCAGCACATCGCGGGCGCGGAGGTGGGCCAGCTGCACCGTGCCCGGATCGCGGAGATCGCGGTCCCGGTGGGGCTGAGCTCGGTGATCGCGACCGGCACGGCACTGATGGTGATCACCTCGGTCCTCGGGGGCGCTCCGAACGATCCGCTGATGGCCGTGCAGTACCTGGTCTGCGTGCTCGGCGCCTACGCGCTGGTGATCGCCGCGGTGCTGGTGGCCTCACCGCTGGTGAAGCGGTACGCGGTGCGCGCGGCCTGA
- a CDS encoding phosphotransferase family protein gives MCDHSPPFVAEPAADPALLRTLAAAGLPATGRFSPKAGWVSRAWVGDDYVIRLSNGPFRDAYRHEAAVADLLAGSDVPHARHLAHGHGPDGTWYVAERLPGRTLYEAWPTADPPTRRAMIEDLGAALRALHRVPVPAGLLPPWLADAIAGTPWPAYHPPVVGAALQRVEAARRLPGHDPRLLTDVAEWIRERLALFAADEAVLVHGDLHGSNVMVDHGRVTGLIDFAEALAQPADVELDTVLRWCARAREYPPTPEERGLDEATLTEVPGWLHGAYPELFEREHLRERLNFYDMYVELALYAHHPQPDIRDTAQARIARLLCGDNHLDRLTW, from the coding sequence GTGTGCGACCACTCACCACCTTTCGTCGCCGAACCGGCTGCCGACCCGGCGCTGCTGAGAACGCTGGCGGCCGCTGGTCTGCCGGCGACCGGACGCTTTTCTCCGAAGGCCGGCTGGGTCAGCCGCGCGTGGGTCGGCGACGACTACGTCATACGGCTGAGCAACGGCCCGTTCCGCGATGCGTATCGCCACGAGGCGGCGGTCGCCGACCTGCTCGCCGGCAGCGACGTCCCGCACGCCCGGCACCTCGCCCACGGCCACGGCCCGGACGGGACGTGGTACGTCGCCGAACGCCTGCCCGGCCGGACCCTGTACGAGGCCTGGCCGACGGCGGATCCTCCCACGCGCCGAGCCATGATCGAAGACCTCGGCGCTGCGTTGCGCGCACTCCACCGCGTTCCCGTGCCCGCCGGCCTGCTGCCACCCTGGCTGGCCGACGCCATCGCCGGCACGCCGTGGCCCGCGTACCACCCACCTGTCGTGGGTGCGGCGCTCCAGCGGGTCGAGGCCGCCCGGCGACTGCCCGGTCATGACCCGCGCCTGCTCACGGACGTCGCCGAGTGGATCCGGGAGCGGCTGGCCCTGTTCGCCGCCGACGAGGCCGTCCTCGTCCACGGCGATCTCCACGGATCCAACGTGATGGTCGACCACGGACGCGTCACCGGCCTGATCGACTTCGCGGAGGCCTTGGCCCAACCGGCGGATGTCGAGCTCGATACCGTCCTGCGCTGGTGCGCGAGAGCGCGGGAGTACCCGCCCACACCCGAGGAGCGAGGGCTCGACGAGGCCACGCTAACCGAGGTGCCCGGATGGCTGCACGGCGCGTATCCGGAGCTGTTCGAGAGAGAGCATCTGCGCGAGCGACTGAACTTCTACGACATGTACGTGGAGCTCGCGCTCTACGCGCACCACCCGCAGCCCGACATCCGCGACACGGCGCAGGCCCGCATCGCTCGCCTGCTCTGCGGCGACAACCATCTGGATCGACTCACCTGGTAG
- a CDS encoding rhodanese-like domain-containing protein yields the protein MDFETVAPTAVPEGAHLIDVREQSEWDAGHAPSAQHLPASTLLENLEKLPEDDEDLYIVCRTGGRSSQVAQWLTANGFDAINVGGGMDQWFEAGLPIEADGDGEAFIL from the coding sequence ATGGATTTCGAGACCGTCGCCCCCACCGCAGTACCCGAAGGCGCGCATCTGATCGATGTGCGCGAGCAGTCCGAATGGGATGCAGGCCATGCCCCGAGCGCCCAGCACCTGCCGGCGAGCACGCTGCTGGAGAACCTCGAGAAGCTCCCCGAGGACGATGAGGACCTGTACATCGTCTGCCGCACCGGTGGGCGCAGCTCCCAGGTCGCCCAATGGCTCACCGCGAACGGTTTCGACGCCATCAACGTCGGCGGCGGCATGGACCAGTGGTTCGAGGCGGGGCTGCCGATCGAGGCCGATGGCGACGGCGAGGCCTTCATCCTCTGA
- a CDS encoding CPBP family intramembrane glutamic endopeptidase, with translation MTENKTWLRVEVVLVLALSLGRSAVYSLIALVQALATGPLSAQSTSLNSSIREDPWLDLFYQLLSIAFTLVPVALVVLLLALTAGSLKQALADLGMDPTRPMRDLGWGVAITAGVGLPGLAIYYVGRALGATVEVIPAALDAHWWTVPVLVLHAVKNAVLEEVIVVGYLYQRLERLGWSGRRIILVSALLRGAYHTYQGVGPGLANLAMGLVFGEWYRRTRRTMPLIIAHTLLDVFAFVGYALLQDVIAT, from the coding sequence ATGACGGAGAACAAGACCTGGCTGCGGGTCGAGGTGGTCCTCGTCCTCGCCCTCTCCCTGGGGCGCAGCGCCGTGTACTCGCTGATCGCCCTGGTCCAGGCTCTCGCGACCGGTCCCCTGTCCGCGCAGTCGACGTCGCTGAACTCGTCGATCCGGGAGGACCCCTGGCTGGATCTGTTCTACCAGCTGCTCTCGATCGCCTTCACCCTGGTGCCGGTCGCGCTCGTGGTGCTGCTGCTCGCGCTGACCGCGGGCTCGCTGAAGCAGGCACTGGCGGACCTGGGGATGGATCCCACCCGCCCGATGCGGGACCTCGGCTGGGGCGTGGCGATCACCGCCGGCGTCGGGCTGCCGGGGCTGGCGATCTACTACGTCGGCCGGGCGCTCGGTGCCACGGTCGAGGTGATCCCTGCGGCGCTGGACGCGCACTGGTGGACGGTTCCGGTGCTGGTGCTGCACGCAGTCAAGAACGCCGTGCTCGAAGAGGTCATCGTCGTCGGCTACCTGTACCAGCGATTGGAGCGTCTGGGCTGGTCGGGGCGGAGGATCATCCTCGTCTCGGCCCTGCTGCGCGGGGCGTACCACACGTATCAGGGGGTCGGCCCGGGCCTGGCGAACCTCGCGATGGGGCTCGTGTTCGGCGAGTGGTACCGGCGCACCCGGCGCACGATGCCGCTGATCATCGCGCACACCCTGCTCGATGTGTTCGCCTTCGTCGGCTACGCGCTACTCCAGGACGTCATCGCGACCTGA
- a CDS encoding SDR family oxidoreductase, translating into MTTSAPDHLPTGAARPAVLITGANRGIGRAVADELAADHHLILGGRDETALTELAAQFPSAVPFAADLTDREATAAALGRLDLADGLTGLVHSAGILVNGTVAESDPAEWTQSFEINVVAIMELTQLLLPALRVARGTVVMINSGSGYNAVPSRGAYSASKFALRGLADSLRLEEREHGVRVSSIHPGRVATDMQRELRSFEGGEYQEENYMKPATVAATVGLALRLPADASIDSLSVRPR; encoded by the coding sequence ATGACGACTTCAGCCCCTGATCACCTCCCCACCGGCGCCGCCCGCCCCGCAGTCCTCATCACCGGGGCGAACCGCGGGATCGGCCGCGCCGTCGCCGACGAGCTCGCCGCCGACCACCACCTGATCCTCGGCGGGCGGGACGAGACGGCCCTGACCGAGCTCGCGGCGCAGTTCCCGTCGGCCGTACCCTTCGCGGCGGATCTCACCGACCGGGAGGCCACTGCCGCCGCCCTCGGGCGCCTGGACCTCGCAGACGGGCTCACAGGCCTCGTGCACTCCGCGGGGATCCTGGTCAACGGCACGGTCGCGGAGTCCGATCCGGCGGAATGGACGCAGTCCTTCGAGATCAACGTCGTCGCGATCATGGAGCTCACGCAGCTGCTGCTGCCCGCGCTGCGCGTCGCCCGGGGCACCGTGGTGATGATCAATTCCGGCTCCGGGTACAACGCGGTGCCGTCCCGTGGCGCCTACAGCGCCTCGAAGTTCGCCCTGCGCGGTCTCGCCGACTCGCTGCGTCTGGAGGAGCGGGAGCACGGGGTGCGCGTCAGCTCGATCCATCCCGGACGCGTCGCCACGGACATGCAGCGTGAGCTGCGTTCCTTCGAGGGCGGGGAGTACCAGGAGGAGAACTACATGAAGCCCGCGACGGTCGCCGCCACAGTGGGGCTCGCGCTGCGGCTCCCGGCCGACGCCAGCATCGACTCGCTCTCGGTGCGGCCCCGCTGA
- a CDS encoding DNA-3-methyladenine glycosylase: MRPDSHPIPRNDSLPDAASAPPLPRTFCDRDVLELAPLLLGCVLVGRGVALRITEVEAYVGAQDPGSHAYRGRTARNATMFGEPGHLYVYRHMGLHSCMNVVADVEGIGTGCLIRAGEILDGTDLAYRRRLAGGTCHRDRDLARGPGRATVACGITYVEDGLDLCDPGSGMHLAGRLDPRDLAAGEAPGSAPLMPHPRLAAGPRIGLREEASHPQHYPWRYRIAGDPTVSGSGRQNA; the protein is encoded by the coding sequence GTGAGACCCGATTCGCACCCGATCCCGCGCAACGACTCTCTGCCGGACGCCGCTTCGGCCCCGCCGCTGCCGCGGACCTTCTGCGACCGGGACGTGCTCGAACTGGCCCCGCTGCTGCTGGGCTGCGTCCTCGTCGGCCGTGGCGTCGCGCTGCGGATCACCGAGGTGGAGGCGTACGTCGGCGCGCAGGACCCGGGCTCCCACGCCTACCGGGGGCGCACCGCCCGCAACGCCACCATGTTCGGCGAGCCCGGCCACCTGTACGTGTACCGGCACATGGGGCTGCATTCGTGCATGAACGTCGTCGCCGACGTCGAGGGCATCGGCACCGGGTGCCTGATCCGGGCGGGAGAGATTCTCGACGGCACGGATCTCGCCTATCGCCGACGTCTCGCCGGCGGCACCTGTCATCGTGATCGCGACCTGGCGCGCGGACCGGGACGCGCCACTGTCGCCTGCGGGATCACCTACGTCGAGGACGGTCTCGACCTGTGCGACCCCGGCAGCGGGATGCACCTGGCCGGGCGCCTGGATCCGCGCGACCTGGCCGCCGGGGAGGCACCTGGCAGCGCGCCGCTGATGCCGCATCCCCGACTGGCCGCGGGGCCGCGGATCGGGCTGCGCGAGGAGGCCTCGCACCCGCAGCACTACCCGTGGCGGTATCGGATCGCCGGGGACCCGACCGTCTCCGGGAGCGGTCGGCAGAACGCCTGA
- a CDS encoding metal-sensitive transcriptional regulator translates to MTDDEAGRAAEGEDAPVPTPHPGDHGTQGDPGYQGQKSPYLRRLKLIEGQVRGVHRMVEDDTYCIDVLTQISAVTKALESVALGLVDDHIHHCVHDAAHSGDTEELDRKMDEIMGAVRRLMK, encoded by the coding sequence ATGACGGACGACGAGGCGGGCCGCGCCGCCGAGGGCGAGGACGCTCCCGTGCCGACCCCGCACCCCGGTGATCACGGCACCCAGGGCGATCCCGGGTACCAGGGTCAGAAATCGCCCTACCTGCGCCGCCTCAAGCTCATCGAGGGCCAGGTCCGCGGGGTGCACCGGATGGTGGAGGACGACACCTACTGCATCGATGTGCTGACCCAGATCTCCGCGGTCACCAAGGCGCTGGAATCGGTGGCGCTCGGCCTGGTCGACGACCACATCCACCACTGTGTGCACGACGCCGCGCATTCGGGCGACACCGAGGAGCTGGACCGCAAGATGGACGAGATCATGGGTGCCGTCAGGCGGCTCATGAAGTGA
- the purB gene encoding adenylosuccinate lyase yields the protein MAHSFADITPPIALTPLDGRYRSQTAPLVDHLSEAALNRARLVVETEWMIHLLDSGVIPELRSLSEGERSLLRAIPEDFGAEGIAEHAEIERETVHDVKAIEYYIKRRLAGTSLEPLAEVVHIYCTSEDVNNLSYALMIQGAVHEVWLPALQEVIEDLSALARETAEVAMLSRTHGQPATPTTLGKEIAVFAHRLGRQARRIGADEVLGKINGATGTYAAHAVAVPSADWEQVSRTFVEHLGLTWNPLTTQIESHDWQAEVYADIARAGRILHNLATDIWTYISLGYFRQRLSAQGGTGSSTMPHKVNPIRFENAEANLEISGALLDSLAQTLVTSRLQRDLTDSTTQRNVGPALGHSLLAISNLRRGLAGLDVDAQAMGDDLEGNWEVLGEAVQSVMRTLGVQGATGMDNPYERLKELTRGHRVTGEGMREFVGGLGLPEAERERLLALTPHTYTGYAASLVGHLDDEGEQA from the coding sequence ATGGCTCACTCCTTCGCGGACATCACGCCGCCGATCGCCCTGACCCCGCTCGACGGCCGCTACCGGTCGCAGACCGCTCCCCTGGTCGACCACCTCTCCGAGGCCGCGCTGAATCGTGCCCGCCTGGTGGTGGAGACCGAGTGGATGATCCACCTGCTCGATTCCGGCGTGATCCCCGAGCTGCGGTCCCTCAGCGAGGGTGAGCGTTCCCTGCTGCGCGCCATCCCCGAGGACTTCGGAGCCGAGGGGATCGCCGAGCACGCCGAGATCGAGCGGGAGACGGTCCACGACGTCAAGGCGATCGAGTACTACATCAAGCGCCGCCTGGCCGGGACCAGCCTCGAGCCGCTGGCCGAGGTGGTGCACATCTACTGCACCAGCGAGGACGTCAACAACCTCTCCTACGCCCTGATGATCCAGGGCGCGGTGCACGAGGTGTGGCTGCCGGCGCTGCAAGAAGTGATCGAGGACCTCTCGGCCCTGGCCCGCGAGACGGCCGAGGTCGCCATGCTCTCGCGCACCCACGGCCAGCCCGCCACCCCCACCACGCTGGGCAAGGAGATCGCGGTCTTCGCCCACCGTCTGGGCCGCCAGGCCCGACGGATCGGTGCCGACGAGGTCCTCGGCAAGATCAACGGCGCCACCGGGACCTACGCGGCGCACGCGGTGGCCGTCCCGTCGGCCGACTGGGAGCAGGTCTCGCGCACCTTCGTCGAGCACCTGGGTCTGACCTGGAATCCGCTGACCACGCAGATCGAGTCCCACGACTGGCAGGCCGAGGTGTACGCGGACATCGCCCGTGCCGGCCGCATCCTGCACAACCTGGCCACCGACATCTGGACCTACATCTCGCTGGGTTACTTCCGTCAGCGGCTCTCGGCCCAGGGCGGCACCGGCTCCTCGACGATGCCCCACAAGGTCAACCCCATCCGTTTCGAGAACGCCGAGGCGAATCTCGAGATCTCCGGTGCGCTGTTGGACTCTCTGGCCCAGACCCTGGTCACCTCGCGCCTGCAGCGGGACCTGACCGACTCCACCACGCAGCGCAACGTCGGTCCCGCGCTCGGGCACTCGCTGCTGGCGATCTCGAACCTGCGCCGGGGCCTGGCGGGCCTGGACGTGGACGCCCAGGCGATGGGTGATGACCTCGAGGGCAACTGGGAGGTGCTCGGCGAGGCCGTGCAGTCCGTGATGCGCACCCTCGGGGTGCAGGGCGCCACCGGCATGGACAATCCCTACGAGCGGCTCAAGGAGCTCACCCGCGGCCACCGCGTCACCGGTGAGGGGATGCGCGAGTTCGTCGGCGGGCTGGGCCTGCCGGAGGCCGAGCGCGAGCGCCTGCTGGCGCTGACGCCGCACACCTACACGGGGTACGCCGCCTCCCTGGTCGGCCACCTGGATGACGAGGGAGAGCAGGCGTGA
- a CDS encoding phage holin family protein produces MRFLGHVIVTGLALWVTALILPGMHLGDDSATILTQVLTIAAIALILALINTIVKPVLSFLTFPITCVTLGLFQLVINTVMLLLTSWVSGLFGLTLEFETFWWALLAGIIIGILSAIVEAVTGLGEDRDDRRHAARD; encoded by the coding sequence ATGCGATTTCTCGGACACGTCATCGTCACCGGCCTCGCGCTGTGGGTGACCGCGCTGATCCTGCCCGGCATGCACCTGGGCGACGACAGCGCCACGATCCTCACGCAGGTCCTGACCATCGCTGCCATCGCGCTGATCCTCGCGCTGATCAACACGATCGTGAAGCCGGTCCTGTCGTTCCTCACCTTCCCGATCACCTGCGTCACCTTGGGCCTGTTCCAGCTGGTCATCAACACGGTGATGCTGCTGCTGACCAGCTGGGTCTCCGGGCTGTTCGGCCTGACGCTCGAGTTCGAGACCTTCTGGTGGGCGCTGCTGGCCGGCATCATCATCGGCATCCTCTCGGCGATCGTGGAGGCCGTGACCGGCCTCGGCGAGGACCGCGACGACCGACGCCACGCCGCGCGCGACTGA